Part of the Streptomyces sp. RFCAC02 genome is shown below.
GTCACTGTCGTCGGCCAGACCGGCGAAGAGGTCGTCCTGACCGAAGGCCGCCGCCTTCTTGACGGGGATGATGGCGTCGATGGCGTCCTCGTGGATGGCGGAAAGCCCTTTGCGGGACTGGCCGAGGGAGTCGAAGGCCCCGGCCCGGATCAGTGAGTCCACGGCCCTCTTGTTCAGCGCGGGCAGGTCCACCTTGTCGAGGAAGTCGGCGAAGTCGGAGTACTTCCCCTTGGCGCGGCGTGCCGCGATGATCGCCTCGATGACGTTGTCACCGACGTTGCGGACGGCGCGCATCCCGAAGCGCACGTCCTCGCCGACGGCTGTGAACTGGGCGACGGATGCGTTGACGTCGGGCTGGAGGACGTTCACACCGTTCTTGCGCGCGTCCGCGAGGTAGATGGCGGCCTTGTCCTTGTCGTCGCCGACCGAGGTGAGCAGGGCGGCCATGTACTCGGCCGGGTAGTTCGCCTTGAGGTAGGCCGTCCAATACGCGACCAAGCCGTAGCCGGCGGTGTGGGACTTGTTGAAGGCGTAGCCCGAGAAGGGGAGCATGACGTCCCACAGCGCCTTGATGGCTTCGTCGCTGTAGTTGTTGGCCTTCATGCCTCCGGAGAACTTCTCCCACTCGGCGGCCAGGACCTCGGGTTTCTTCTTGCCCATCGCACGGCGCAGCATGTCGGCGCCGCCCAGGGTGTAGCCGGCGAGCTGGCGGGCGATGGCCATGATCTGCTCTTGGTAGATCAGCAGGTGGTGGGTGGAGCCGAGGATGGGGTCGAGGGCTTCCCTGAGTTCCGGGTGGATCGGCTCGTGTTCCTGCTTGCCGTTCTGCCGCAGGGCGTAGTTGGTGTGGGCGTTGGCGGCCATCGGTCCCGGCCGGTAGAGCGCGATGGCGGCGGCGATGTCCTCGAATCGGGTCGGTTCCATCAGCCGCAGCAGTGCCCGCATGCCGCCGCCGTCGAGCTGGAAGACACCGAAGGTGTTGCCGTCGGCCAGCAGACGGTAGGTCTTGGCGTCGTCCAGGGGGATGACGACGGTGCTGTCGTCTCCGTCCATGGGGTCCACGGTGGCCAGGTTGATGCCCCGGTTCTCCCGGATGTTCGCGAGGGCGTGGTCGATGACGCCGAGGTTGCGCAGCCCGAGGAAGTCCATCTTGATCAGGCCCATGGACTCGCACGACGGGTAGTCGAACCCGGTGATCTTCGCGCCGTCGGATGCCCGCATGTGCAGCGGGATGCGGTCGGTCAGCCGCGTCTTCGACAGAATCACCGCGGCAGCGTGTACGCCCGTGCCGCGGGTCAGGCCCTCGACCCCGCGGGCCGTGTCGATGACCCGCTTGACGTCCGGCTCGTTCTCGTACAGCGCCCGGATCTCGCCGGCCTCGCCGTAACGCGGGTGGTCGCGGTCGAAGATGGCGTCCAGCGGGGCGGACTTGCCGTTCTGGTCGGGCGGGAGTGCCTTGGTGATCCGCTCCCCGTGGGAGAACGGGTAGCCCAGGATGCGGGAGGAGTCCTTGATCGCGTTCTTGGCCTTGATCTTGCCGAACGTGTTCACCATGGCCGTGTACTCGTCACCGTACTTCTCGGTGACGTAGCGGACCATCTGGTCACGCTGGCGGTCGTCGAAGTCCAGGTCGACATCCGGCGGGTTGATCCGCTCGGGGTTCAGGAACCGTTCGAACAGCAGGCCGTGCTCCAGGGGGCACAGCTCGGTGATGCGGGTGGCGTAGGCGACGATCGAACCGGTGGCCGAGCCGCGCCCGGGGCCCACCGGGATGCCGTTGTCCCGCGCGTGGCGGCAGATGTCGGCCACGACGAGGAAGTACGAGGAGAAGCCCATGGGGCCGATGACCGACATCTCGGTCTCGAACCGCTCCATGACGTGGTCGGGGATCGGGTCCCCGTACCGCATGGCCAGTCCTTTGAGGACCTCCTTGCGCAACCACGATTCCTGCGTCTCGTTCTCGGGAACGTCCGGGAACTGGGGCATCTCGTCGACGTAATCGAATACCGCGTCGTACGCCTCGACACGCTCGGCGATCAGCAGCGTGTTGTCACAGGCCTCCGGGATTTCCCGGAAAAGGGTGCGCATCTGCTCGGCGGTTTTGAGGAAGTAACCGCTGCCATTGAAGCGGAAACGATTTGGGGCGTCCTTGTTCTTCCCCACGCCGATGCACAGCAAGTTGTCGTGGGCATCGGCCTGGTCTTCGGTGATGTAGTGCGCGTCGTTCGTGGCCAGCAGGGGAATGTCCAGGTCCTTGGCCAGACGCATCAGCCCGTCACGGACGTCCCGCTCGATGTCCAGGCCGTGGTCCATCAGTTCCAGGAAGTAATTCTCCCTGCCGAAGATCTCCTGATAGGTCGCGGCGACCTTGCGGGCGTCGTCGTACTGGTTCAGCCGCAGCCGGGTCTGCACCGCACCCGAGGGGCAGCCGGTGGTGGCGATGATGCCCTCGGCGTGCTCCGCGATCAGCTCCATGTCCATCCGTGGCTTGCCTGCCGGGAACTGCCCCGTGTAGGACGCCTCGGTGGACAGCAGGAACAGGTTCCGCAGGCCCTGCACGTTCCGCGCCCACATCGTCATGTGGGTGAACCGGCCACCGCCGGAGACGTCCTTCGAGCCCTCCCCGTCATCGCTCATCGCCCGCCGGCCGCCCGGGCCCCAGAACTCCTGCTGCCGGGCGCGGCGGGACGAGGGGGCGACGTAGGCTTCGATGCCGATGATCGGCTTCACGCCGTCGAATCCCTTTGCAGTCTGCTGGAATTCGTAGGCGCCGAACATGTTTCCGTGGTCGCTCATGGCGACGGCGGGCATCCCCTGCCTCGCCACCTCTGCAAACATCGGCTTCAGCTTCTGCGCGCCGTCCAGCATCGAGTACTCGGTGTGATTGTGCAGGTGAACAAATGAATCCGGCACGGACGGGACCTCCGGGGGCGGTGGGAGAAGGCCCCACGATAACGCCGCACAGCCCGCCGTTCGCGGCCGACGGGGCACTGTATCGAACCCGTTACTCCGCCCCAGGTCAGCGAGGCGTGACTTCTCTCGCCCCGCCCGAACCATCCGACTGAGGACGAGAAGTCACTCTTATGCGCGAATCCGCACCACGACTGTGCTGACATCCGATCAGCGCATCATAAGAATGGATCTTCGCCCTTTCTCCCATGACCCGGGACAGCCGCCGACCGCTCATCGAGGTCACTCCTGCTGAGCCGCACGGCTGCCAGGATGTTCGGTGTGACGGTGATCAACGGGGTGGCCCTTGGGACTGTCCAACGGCGGGCCGTCTGGCGCCGAGGATCAGGTCCCGGTGTGATGTCTGTGTGCCGTCGGGCAGTTCGTCCGGGGAGAACCATCGTGCCTCCAGGATCTCGAAGGAGTCGATCGTGAGGTCGCCGCCGACCAGGGCCGCCTCGTAGGCCACTTCGATCCGCAGCTTGTAGCCGCTCTTCAGGTGCACGAGCCGGCCGGCCTCGACCTCCAGTCCGGTCTCTTCGCGCACCTCGCGCACGACCGTGGCGCCGAACTCCTCGCCCTTGGCCGCGTAGCCCGTCGGCAGGCCCCACTGGCGCCCCTCCGGCCACATGCGGTGGCGCAGCAGAACGCGCCCGGCGTCGTCCCGTACGACGCCCGTCACAGACCATGAACTTGGCGTGGGCGATCCACAGCACCCGCCACTGCATGGGGCCTCGGATGATGCGCCACAGGCGTGCGATCAGTCGTTTCATGTCGTGCCTCTTTCGGGAACGACCGAGGGCTGTCCAACGGCGGTGTTCCCGGCCGTGTCACGGGGTCGGGGGGAGGTCGAGTTCGGCCCAGACGGTTTTGCCGACGATGCGCGGGCGGGTGCCCCAGCGGGACGAGAGGCTGCCGACCAGCAGCAGGCCCCGTCCGCCGGTCTCCTCGTCGCCCGGGAGGCGGGGTTCCGGCATCCGCTCGCCGCACGCGTCGGAGACCTCGATCCGCACCGCGCCGGCCGTCAGCCCCAGCCGCACGCGGAACAGCCGTCCTTCCACGCGGCCGTGGAACATGGCGTTGGTCGCCAGCTCACTGACGATGATCGCCGCGTCTCCCGCCAGTCCCGGCTGGGACCACTCCTCCCCCACGATCCGCGCCGTCCGCAGCCGCGCGAGGCGCACGCTCCCGGCGCTCGGCGTGTAGTCCAAGTGGTCCTCACACAACAAGCGCCGTTCCGGTTCAGGGATGAGATGGGGATCGCACACAGACCTCTCCTCACGGTCGTGGTGACTGCGTGATGACCGAAGGTAAGGGGCAGATCGGTGCGGGAGCAACGGATCTGGGGAATATCTTCCCCAACGAGTGAACGGATTCGACGCGAGGCGCCCCGGGGTCGCAAACTGTTCGCCGTGAGTCCCACCCCTTCCACCGGCAACCGCACGTCCACCGTTCTGGGCCGGAGACTGGGCGGTGAGCTGCTGCGTCTGCGCGACGCTGCGGGAATGACTCAGCAGCAGGCCGCCACGAAGCTGAGCGCCACAGCGACCAAGGTCGTGAAGATGGAACGCGGTTGGGTGCCGATGCGCGACCCCGACATCCGCGCCCTGTGCGCCGCCTATGGGGTGACGGACGCGGGGATCGTCGACCAACTCTGCGAGCTGGCACGCCTGGACCGGGAGCGGCGCAAAGTCAAAGGCTGGTGGACGCGGGCCACTTGGTCTGCTCCACTACGGGAATACATCGCGATTGAGCAGGTAGCCACTCGTATCCGCAGCCTGCAGATGAGCGTCGTACCCGGGCTGTTCCAGACGCCCGACTACATCCGTGCCCTCTTTCTCGGAGGCACCGATCGCGTCCCTGCCGAGCTCGAGGAAGCGGTCGACGTACGGATCAAACGGCAGGAACGCCTGTACGGTGATTCGCCTCTCGTCTTCCACGCGGTCGTCTGGGAGGCGGCACTGCACCAGGTCATCGGCAGTCCGGAGACCATGGCTCACCAGCTCGCGCGCCTGCAGGAAGTGTCCGATCTGCCGAACGTCCGCCTCCAGATCCTCCCTTTCGGCTCCGGTGCGACCGGATGCCCGGCCACCGCCTTCACCATTCTGTCGTTCGCGCCGACCGGCTCGATGGATGTTGTGCACGCGGACGGACTTTCCACCAGCTTCATCGCCGAGAATCAAGAAGACAGCACCGCCTACAACGACTATTTCCAACGCACGTCCGGCGCGGCCTTGGACCCCGCGAGCTCACGTGAGCTGCTCAACGAGATCCGGAAGGACATGATGTCCCGTGCCTAGTTTCGTCTTCGCGAAATCCAGCTTCAGCGGCCAGCAGACGGGCGATGAATGCGTCGAGGTGGCCGTCAATGTGCCGGAGGTCGTTGGGGTGCGGGATTCCAAGGTGCGGGGGGCGGTCCCGTCGTCACGGTCGGTCCGCCGGCGTGGCGTGCGTTCGTCCGTCGCCTCGGCGAGCAGGAGCGGTGACACAGCGAGAAGCGCCCCGCCCGCCGTTTCCGGCCGGTGGGGCGCTTCTCCGTCTGTGCGCCGCCAGGGACTCGAACCCCGGACCCGCTGATTAAGAGTCAGCTGCTCTAACCAACTGAGCTAGCGGCGCCTGCTGACGTCGTACTTTAACCCCTCGGGTGGTGGTCGGACCAAATCGGGGGGTCGGGCGTCAGTCGTAGAAGAACAGTTCCAGGTCCTCGACGGAGCCGGGGCCGGTCAGGAAGCGTTCGGCCCGGGCGATCTCGTTCTCCGGCGGTGTACGGCCCTCGCGCAGCCCGGCCGCCCAGCGTTCGCCCTGCTCCCCGATCGCGTAGATCCCGGACAGCAGCACGGCCATCCCCGCCGGGCGCGGCGGGGTCTGTCCCGCCACGGGCCGCAGCTCCCAGCCGCCCGCGCGGGCGGCGAGGCGCAGGACGCCGGCCCAGTTCGCGATCCGGCCGACCCGCACGTGCCAGGAGTCCCCGGTGAACGGCGCCGGCCGGCCGCCGTGGAGCGCGTTGGTGGCGGCCGTGATGTCCGCGATCACCCGCCGCTCCACGGCGTCACGGACCCAGCGGCCGTCCTGCGCCTCGTCGACGGCGGCCGTCCACCACGCCCACGCGCCGTCCAGCCGGGCGCCGAACGTGTCGGCGGCGCCCACCGTCACCCCCTGGGGTAGCGGTCGAGCCAGGCCGGGGACGAGTCGGCCGGGCCGTGCAGCGCCGCGCCCTGCGTCATCTCCATGGCGAAGTCGTCCGCCAGCTCCAGGATCGCCGCGCGGCCCTCCAGCTCCGCCAGCCACACGGGCGGCAGGGCCGTCTCGCCGTGGAGGGCGCCCAGGAGGTTGCCGCAGACCGAGCCCGTCGAGTCGGAGTCGCCGCCGTGGTTGACGGCGAGCAGCAGGCCGTGCGCCATGTCCTCGGCGACCAGCGCGCAGTACACGCCGATCGCGAGGGCCTCCTCGGCCGTCCAGCCCTCCCCCAGCGCCTCCACGCGCTCCGGGCTCGGCAGCCCCTGCCGCACGGCGCCGAGCGCCTGCTTGAGGGCCGCCGTGGTCTCCTCGTGCCCCGGCCGGGCGGCGAGCATCACCAGCGCCTTCTGCACGGCCGTGTCCAGGTCGTCGCCCAGCACCAGGGCGTGCACGATCGCCGAGAACGCGCCCGCCGCCAGCACGCCCGTCGGGTGGCCGTGGGTCTGCGCCGCGCACTCCACGCTGAGCTGGAACACCAACTGCGGCTCCCAGCCCACCAGCAGCCCGAACGGCGCCGACCGCATCACCGTGCCGCAGCCCTTGGAGTCCGGGTTCTTCGGCTGCTCCAGGGTGCCCATCACGGCGTCGCCGAGGCCGGTGAGGCAGGCGTTGCCCGGGGCGCGGCGGGAGTACAGCCACTCCTGGCGGGCCAGCCAGCCGTCGGTGGCGCGGCGCTCGTCGGGTCCCCAGTCGCGCTGGGTGTTGAACCAGCGGCGGTAGGCGGCGTGCAGGTCGGTCGGCGGGTGCCAGGCGCCGGTGTCGCGGCGGACGTGCGCCCGTATCAGGCCGTCGACGGTGAACAGCGTCATCTGCGTGTCGTCGGTGATGGCGCCGCGCCGCCCGTACGCCGGCACGTAGTCGGTGACGCCGGCCGGGCCGTGCGCCGCGCGTATCTCGGCGAGCGAGTCGAACTCGACGCCCGCGCCCAGCGCGTCGCCGATGGCGCCGCCGAGCAGGCAGCCGCGGACCCGGCTGCGGTAGTCCTCCTGGTCGGAGCGCCCCCACAGCCGGCCGCCGCCGGCCGGGGCGCTCACCGCTCACCGCCCAGCACGGGCAGCAGGCGCGGCAGCCGGCCGTCGGCGGCGAGCGCCCGCTCGACGCGCTCCGGCGGGACCTCGCCGTAGGTGGTGGTGCGCAGCCTTGAGGGGCGGCCCGCCGCGTCCGCGATGGCCCGCAGGTCGGCGACCGAGCGGTAGGAGCCGTAGTTCGAGCCTGCCATCCGGGAGATCGTCTCCTCCATCAGCGTGCCGCCCAGGTCGTTGGCGCCGGAGCGCAGCATCATCGCGGCGCCCTCGGTGCCGAGCTTGACCCAGCTGGTCTGGATGTTGGTGATGTGCGGGTGGAGCAGGAGCCTGGCCATGGCGGTGACGGCCCGGTTGTCCCGGAGGGTGGGTCCGGGGCGGGCGATGCCGGCCAGGTAGACGGGGGCGTTGGTGTGGACGAACGGCAGCGTCACGAACTCGGTGAAGCCGGCGAGGCCCTTCTCCTCGTTGCGCCGCTGCACGCGGGCCAGGGTACGGAGGTGGCCGAGCCAGTGGCGCGGCTCGTCCACGTGGCCGTACATCATGGTGGAGGACGACCGCAGGCCCACCTCGTGCGCCGTCGCGACGACCTCGATCCACGTGTCGGCGGGCAGCTTGCCCTTGGTGAGGACCCAGCGGACCTCGTCGTCCAGGATCTCGGCGGCCGTGCCGGGGATGGTGTCGAGGCCGGCGTCCCTGGCGGCGGTGAGCCAGTCGCGGATCGACAGGCCGGTGCGGGCCGCGCCGTTGACGACCTCCATCGGCGAGAACGCGTGGACGTGCATGCCGGGGACGCGGTCCTTCACGGCGCGCACGATGTCGAAGTACGCGGTGCCCGGCAGGTCGGGGTGGATGCCGCCCTGCATGCACACCTCGACGGCGCCCACGTCCCATGCCTGTTCGGCGCGGTCGGCGATCTGCTCCATCGACAGGGTGTACGCGTCGGCGTCGGTGCGGCGCTGCGCGAAGGCGCAGAAGCGGCAGCCGGTGTAGCAGACGTTGGTGAAGTTGATGTTGCGGGTGACGACGAACGTGACGGTGTCGCCGACGACGGAACGCCGCAGGTCGTCCGCGACGCGGCACAGCGCGTCGAGGGCGGGTCCCTCGGCGTGCAGCAGGGCGAGGGCCTGGTCGTCGGTGAGGAGCGTCGGGTCGTCGGCGGCGACGGCGAGCGCGGCCCGTACGTCGTGCTCCAGGCGCTCGGGGGCGCCGGATCCGGCGGTGGGCGCGGCCAGTTCGGCGACGGCCGACCAGTCGCCGTAGACCTCGTCGAAGTCGTCCCGCCGGTCGGTGGTGCGGCCCTCGGTGTCGATGGCGGTGTGCAGGTCGGTGCGCCCGGCGGCCGTCATCGGCTCGTCGGGCTCCTGCCAGGGCAGGCCGCGCGGCATCGCGTCGGGGCGGGCGAGGCCCGTCGCCGGGTCGGCGAGGGCGGTGACGTGCGGCAGCACCCTGGGGTCGAGCCACGGCTCGCCGCGCCGGATGAACTCCGGGTAGACGGTGAGGCGTTCGCGCAGCTCGAAGCCGGCGGCGGCAGTGCGGCGCGCCAGCTCGTCGATGTGCGGCCAGGGGCGTTCCGGGTTCACGTGGTCGGGGGTGAGCGGGGAGACGCCGCCCCAGTCGTCGATGCCGGCGCCGATGACCAGGTCGTACGCGGCGTCGTCCACCAGGTTCGGCGGGGCCTGGATCCGGGCGGACGGGCCGAGGAGCAGGCGGGTGACGGCGATGGCGGCGGCCAGCTCCGTCAGGTCGGCGTCCGGCACGGACCGCATCGCCGTGTCGGGCTTGGCGCGGAAGTTCTGCAGGATGACTTCCTGGATCCCGCGGTGGGCGCGGGCCGTGCGGCGCAGCGCGAAGACGGACTCGGCGCGCTCCTCGTACGTCTCGCCGACCCCGATCAGCAGCCCCGTGGTGAACGGCACGTTGGAGCGGCCGGCGTCCTCCAGGACGCGGAGGCGGACCGCCGGTTCCTTGTCGGGCGAGCCGTGGTGCGGGCCGCCGGGCTCCGACCACAGGCGGGTGGCCGTCGTCTCCAGCATCATGCCCATGGACGGCGCGACGGGCTTCAGGCGCTGGAGGTCGAGCCACGACATGACGCCCGGGTTGAGGTGCGGGAGGAGGCCCGTCTCCTCGAGGACGCGCACCGCCATGGCCCGCAGGTAGCTGAGGGTGGAGTCGTACCCGGCGGCATCGAGCCATTCCCTGGCCTCGGGCCACCGGTCCTCGGGCCGGTCGCCGAGGGTGAACAGGGCCTCCTTGCAGCCCATCGCCGCGCCGCGCCGGGCGATGTCGAGGACCTCGTCGGGCGAGAGGAACATGCCGTGGCCCTCGCGCCGCAGCTTCCCGGGCACGGTGACGAACGTGCAGTAGTGGCAGCGGTCGCGGCACAGCCGCGTGAGGGGGATGAAGACCTTCTTCGAGTACGTGATGACGCCGGGCCGGCCGGCGGTTTCGAGGCCCGCGTCCCGCACCCGGGAGGCGGCGGCGGCGAGCCGGGTCAGGTCCTCGTCCCTGGCCTGGAGGAGCACGGCGGCCTCGGCGACGTCGAGCGTCACGCCGTCGGCGGCCCTGCGCAGGGCGCGCCGCATCGCGTTGGCCGTGGGGGGAACCGGCGGGCTGGTGTTCATGGTCCGAGCATAAGAGCGGTGTACGACATTCCGACATGGGCGGGGGAAGCCCCGGGCCGCCGGAGTGTGGCTAACCTCGGGGGTGTGGTGGAGCGGCGTACGGGGGCCGACGACGGCGGGCGGGAGCCCGAGAGCTGGACGGTGGCCGGGCATCTGCCGCCCGGGGCACCGGACTTCGTGTACGTGCCGGTGCGTGTCCCGGCCGGTGTGCGGCGGATCGACGTCGTGTGCCGGTACGAGCGGCCCGACGTGCCGCCCGGCACACCGGGGAACGCCCTGGACCTCGGCCTGTTCGACGAGCGCGGCACCGGACCCGAGGGGTTCAGGGGGTGGTCGGGCGGCGCGCGCGACCGGTTCTCCGTCGGCGCGGGCGAGGCCACGCCCGGCTACCTCGCCGGACCGGTGAACGCCGGGACGTGGCACGTGTGTCTCGGCCCCTACACGGTCGCGCCGGACGGCCTGCCGTACGAGCTGACCGTCACGCTGACGTACGGCCCGCCCGGTCCCGCCCCGGCGCGCGTGTTCCCGCCCGAGCGCGCCGCGGGGCGCGGC
Proteins encoded:
- a CDS encoding ATP-binding protein; the protein is MDYTPSAGSVRLARLRTARIVGEEWSQPGLAGDAAIIVSELATNAMFHGRVEGRLFRVRLGLTAGAVRIEVSDACGERMPEPRLPGDEETGGRGLLLVGSLSSRWGTRPRIVGKTVWAELDLPPTP
- the dnaE gene encoding DNA polymerase III subunit alpha, whose translation is MPDSFVHLHNHTEYSMLDGAQKLKPMFAEVARQGMPAVAMSDHGNMFGAYEFQQTAKGFDGVKPIIGIEAYVAPSSRRARQQEFWGPGGRRAMSDDGEGSKDVSGGGRFTHMTMWARNVQGLRNLFLLSTEASYTGQFPAGKPRMDMELIAEHAEGIIATTGCPSGAVQTRLRLNQYDDARKVAATYQEIFGRENYFLELMDHGLDIERDVRDGLMRLAKDLDIPLLATNDAHYITEDQADAHDNLLCIGVGKNKDAPNRFRFNGSGYFLKTAEQMRTLFREIPEACDNTLLIAERVEAYDAVFDYVDEMPQFPDVPENETQESWLRKEVLKGLAMRYGDPIPDHVMERFETEMSVIGPMGFSSYFLVVADICRHARDNGIPVGPGRGSATGSIVAYATRITELCPLEHGLLFERFLNPERINPPDVDLDFDDRQRDQMVRYVTEKYGDEYTAMVNTFGKIKAKNAIKDSSRILGYPFSHGERITKALPPDQNGKSAPLDAIFDRDHPRYGEAGEIRALYENEPDVKRVIDTARGVEGLTRGTGVHAAAVILSKTRLTDRIPLHMRASDGAKITGFDYPSCESMGLIKMDFLGLRNLGVIDHALANIRENRGINLATVDPMDGDDSTVVIPLDDAKTYRLLADGNTFGVFQLDGGGMRALLRLMEPTRFEDIAAAIALYRPGPMAANAHTNYALRQNGKQEHEPIHPELREALDPILGSTHHLLIYQEQIMAIARQLAGYTLGGADMLRRAMGKKKPEVLAAEWEKFSGGMKANNYSDEAIKALWDVMLPFSGYAFNKSHTAGYGLVAYWTAYLKANYPAEYMAALLTSVGDDKDKAAIYLADARKNGVNVLQPDVNASVAQFTAVGEDVRFGMRAVRNVGDNVIEAIIAARRAKGKYSDFADFLDKVDLPALNKRAVDSLIRAGAFDSLGQSRKGLSAIHEDAIDAIIPVKKAAAFGQDDLFAGLADDSDQDTAFGLDFPVDETEWSRRQLLAAEREMLGLYVSAHPLDGAEHILAGARDCSITELHTSGRTSGDVQLSGLITGIQRKMTKQGNAWAIVQLADRDSTIEVLFFPASYQLVSHALIEDNVISVKGKIEDRDGTLNVFGRELSILDVSSAEHGGRPPVQLSLPWNRLTEQSVGELKRILQAHPGDSPVQLKVRGMHKTTLYALPVKVNSTTIASDVKGAFGAEAWVGVA
- a CDS encoding helix-turn-helix transcriptional regulator; translated protein: MSPTPSTGNRTSTVLGRRLGGELLRLRDAAGMTQQQAATKLSATATKVVKMERGWVPMRDPDIRALCAAYGVTDAGIVDQLCELARLDRERRKVKGWWTRATWSAPLREYIAIEQVATRIRSLQMSVVPGLFQTPDYIRALFLGGTDRVPAELEEAVDVRIKRQERLYGDSPLVFHAVVWEAALHQVIGSPETMAHQLARLQEVSDLPNVRLQILPFGSGATGCPATAFTILSFAPTGSMDVVHADGLSTSFIAENQEDSTAYNDYFQRTSGAALDPASSRELLNEIRKDMMSRA
- a CDS encoding ADP-ribosylglycohydrolase family protein, whose protein sequence is MSAPAGGGRLWGRSDQEDYRSRVRGCLLGGAIGDALGAGVEFDSLAEIRAAHGPAGVTDYVPAYGRRGAITDDTQMTLFTVDGLIRAHVRRDTGAWHPPTDLHAAYRRWFNTQRDWGPDERRATDGWLARQEWLYSRRAPGNACLTGLGDAVMGTLEQPKNPDSKGCGTVMRSAPFGLLVGWEPQLVFQLSVECAAQTHGHPTGVLAAGAFSAIVHALVLGDDLDTAVQKALVMLAARPGHEETTAALKQALGAVRQGLPSPERVEALGEGWTAEEALAIGVYCALVAEDMAHGLLLAVNHGGDSDSTGSVCGNLLGALHGETALPPVWLAELEGRAAILELADDFAMEMTQGAALHGPADSSPAWLDRYPRG
- a CDS encoding DUF397 domain-containing protein, whose amino-acid sequence is MPSFVFAKSSFSGQQTGDECVEVAVNVPEVVGVRDSKVRGAVPSSRSVRRRGVRSSVASASRSGDTARSAPPAVSGRWGASPSVRRQGLEPRTR
- a CDS encoding bifunctional FO biosynthesis protein CofGH — protein: MNTSPPVPPTANAMRRALRRAADGVTLDVAEAAVLLQARDEDLTRLAAAASRVRDAGLETAGRPGVITYSKKVFIPLTRLCRDRCHYCTFVTVPGKLRREGHGMFLSPDEVLDIARRGAAMGCKEALFTLGDRPEDRWPEAREWLDAAGYDSTLSYLRAMAVRVLEETGLLPHLNPGVMSWLDLQRLKPVAPSMGMMLETTATRLWSEPGGPHHGSPDKEPAVRLRVLEDAGRSNVPFTTGLLIGVGETYEERAESVFALRRTARAHRGIQEVILQNFRAKPDTAMRSVPDADLTELAAAIAVTRLLLGPSARIQAPPNLVDDAAYDLVIGAGIDDWGGVSPLTPDHVNPERPWPHIDELARRTAAAGFELRERLTVYPEFIRRGEPWLDPRVLPHVTALADPATGLARPDAMPRGLPWQEPDEPMTAAGRTDLHTAIDTEGRTTDRRDDFDEVYGDWSAVAELAAPTAGSGAPERLEHDVRAALAVAADDPTLLTDDQALALLHAEGPALDALCRVADDLRRSVVGDTVTFVVTRNINFTNVCYTGCRFCAFAQRRTDADAYTLSMEQIADRAEQAWDVGAVEVCMQGGIHPDLPGTAYFDIVRAVKDRVPGMHVHAFSPMEVVNGAARTGLSIRDWLTAARDAGLDTIPGTAAEILDDEVRWVLTKGKLPADTWIEVVATAHEVGLRSSSTMMYGHVDEPRHWLGHLRTLARVQRRNEEKGLAGFTEFVTLPFVHTNAPVYLAGIARPGPTLRDNRAVTAMARLLLHPHITNIQTSWVKLGTEGAAMMLRSGANDLGGTLMEETISRMAGSNYGSYRSVADLRAIADAAGRPSRLRTTTYGEVPPERVERALAADGRLPRLLPVLGGER